The DNA sequence GCTCGGGGGGAGGAGGAGATTCTAGTCACGAGGGGGAGGGGTTGGCTAAAACATGCTGCCACTGAGCCAGAGCTGACAGTCTGCTTTTATTATAACAAGTTGCCACCTACACTTGTCAAGAAATCTCCCGCAGTCTGCAACAAAATATTTTTATTACAATATCCTTAATTCTTTTTGAAATTGTCTTAATATTTTGTtgagatgcaaaatattcattggtTGTCCTAGGTTTAGATTttacatttagatttattgtcacgtgtactggggtgctgtgaaaagtattgttctgtgtacagtccaggcaaatTGTTCCATACGTGAGAAGGTGCGTagagtgatcagttcagtccataagagtgccAACCTAGATGCCTAGTCTTTAAGACTAAAGATGCTGTTACACAACGTGGAAGCGCACTGCTCACGGTGTCTCCTTTGACTTTTTGGTtgaccaataataatctttattagtgtcacaagtagacttgcattagactgcaatgaagttactgtgaaaagcccctagtcgccacattccagtgcctgttcgagtacacagagggagaattcggaatgtccaattcacctaacagcacatctttcgggacttgtgggaggaaaccggagcacctggaggaaacccacgcagacacggggagaacgtgcagactctgcacagacagaagctgggattcgaacctgggaccctggtgctgtgaagcaacagtgctaaccactgtgctactgtgctgcttacTCCCTCCCTGTATACCCATAACTTTCTCGGCTTCAAATATTTATCTACATTTTCCTTAAAGTTTGCAATGGTCCTTGCCACAGCTTTGTATTAAATCATTCCATGCTTCGACAACTTGTAAAAAAATTGGTGTGGGTGGGGGAAGAGATCTGGTTAGCTTGGTTGGCTGGTCAGTTCATGATGTGGAGTGACGCCAACGGCGTGTGTTCAATTCCTGGACTGactggggttattcatgaaggccccaccttctccagcctagccccttgcctgaggtgtggtgtccCTGTAAGGGCTCTTGTTGATTGCCTTATTTTCCCTatctttattttgctgttatcattttgatcaatggatgtttaatggacatatatctttaagccGAGTAGGGGAAGTGAGaatttcaaaagttacaaaagagaacactctGCTTGCCTGTGGACAGCAGgactcagactttttggcacccgagagatcagtgggactcggtttgattggttggctagtGGTCAAATAATTGACCTCCTGCCTGGTAACGGGCAGTGATTGGGTCATGCCTGTGTGGGGTGATTTTCCGAGAGCCGGGATAACAGTTGGAATCCTGGATGCTAAGAGGAAAGAAGCAGCTATCTCTCCCTTGTGTTTTCTCCAAAAAAGCTGTTGTTTTGTTCTCCAACAagctgaatctacagtgaaaaccatgtcAGACTAGAAACAAAAatctcaaattaaaagtctaaatTTAAGAGatgtgctagaaacaaccatcttGAAACAAAGACTTTATTTTCATTATTATTTTACAgccctcttctcccctctgtgtttgtctgtcttgtatgtagAGGGTGGGTGAGTTTAAGTGGAGGGGAATAGGAATTTGATATTTGctgctgttgtatttgctgcatatttaattaataatgttaattatgtttaaatttacaaacctgatgactgtagttattgggcagcaaaGGGCCAAAATCCTTCGTGTTTTTCTcagaaatatttattaatttcacttgtgttatgaatccgggtcaagtggggctggaattaacctcgCACTAGCCCAGGcggtcatcataatgctcaagctaaatcaccaccagtcagctctctctcaaaggggcgagcagtctatggtcatctgggactgtggtgaaatTGACCTTTTCGCCTGTTTATaggtcttcctctgtgtacccgaacaggcgcggaatgtggcgactaggtgtcaTTTATGTTGTGAAATATTTCTAGGCTCTATTTGCATTAGACTTCAAAGAGTACTAAAACTTTACGAAAAACAGGTTTCTACTTTACAAATTCAATTTTTGAGGTTTATAATATATTTTGTACACCTTGTTGAAATTATTTTATTATGTTATTCTGTGTCCATTATGTTTTAACCCCCAAAAGAGTAGATGGTAGGTAGCAGCAGTAATGATATGGGGACCTTATGCCTTTTGATCCTTTAAAACAACTGGCACTCTTAATATGTCTAAACAAATATCTAGTTATACTGATGAGCATCACAAGGTTCAGCAGTGAAATTTAGTACTTTTTGGTTACAGAATGTTGCAAATTTCTAGTCATGAAGCTAGGAGTCGTTAGATTATAAGGTATCAAGTCTGGAAGATTTCCTGCTTTCTTTGATTGTGTATTTAATGCATGATATTTAAATCAGAAGCTGGATTTGCTGTCTTTCATTTCAGAGCACTTACTGTTCCACTATACAGCAGCATTGTGAGGTGTTAAATCGATCTGTGCAGGTGGTGAACCTTGACCCTGCTGCAGAATACTTTGACTATCCTATCTTGGCAGGTGAGTTGACCAATAACTTCTCAATTCTTTAAACTGTTCTTCTGAAAACTTAAACAGAACAAAGTTTAGCAATTTGCTATTCCAGCATAACCGTGTAAAGACTGTGCCCTTGGTAGATTGGGTATACTTTGCATAATATAATGTGCTATTGCAAACATAATTTCATATTCATGGTTAAATTCTTGAAAATATCGATTGAATAATAAATTCCGAAGTAGAAAATCCTCTCAATGACACAATTTTCTGATAGGTGAATAATGTATAAAAGAAAACAATTTTATATTAACCCCATTTTACCACCCTTAAATCCTTTTTCTGTTCCAAAACACAAGCGGTTGCCAATTCAACTTATGTTTTTCCTATCAATTATCTTTCCGGGTGACTTAGTTCACAGGTCTGTATGCATCAAAATAAATCTACCTGCCTTCCTTCAATACTTTTTAACTTGTCTCCAGGTATTTGAATCCCTAGATGTTGTGAACAAAGTCTTGCAGTTCTGTCAATCCCCTTCATGATCTTAAAATCTTCAATTTAGATTTAAATTTAAAATGGATGGGGGCCTGTTCTTTGCTTTGCTGAGTACTGTTCAACTGTTAATAAGAAATGCACAAAAATTATTTTTTTACGTTTTGTGGCATACTGAATTCCAAGAAAAGCATTGAAGGGGACACTTAATGTTCATCTAATAATTTGCACACCAATTTGGATCAAAGTCACTTCTGCAGACTATGTCAGAGTGCACTACCTGTCTATTTATATCTTCACTTAGGAGCCTGAAACTGGAAATGAAGAGctgtgtgcaaaaaaaaaaaaaaaaaatcgtctCTACTATCTTTGTATATTTAGTAAATTTTGggttatataatctttattagtgtcacaagtcggcttacgttaacactgcaatggagttactgtgaaactcccctagtcgccacactccagcacctgttcggatacactgagggtgaattcaggatgtccgattcacctaacaagcacgtctttcgggacttgtgggaggaaaccggagcacccggttccATGGTTATTGAAACACTATTCCATGATTATTGTTTAAAAAAATAGAGTTGTAGCAAATTATCTTTTTATGTCTGTAGTTTTATTCTACAATAATTGTTTATGGTGGATTTACTTACATTGGTTATTTTGATAAGATGTCCAGGTTTGAAACTTGAGTTCCTCTGATTTATACATTTTTACAGTGATTACTCTTTTTACTGTTATTGGATATAGATATTCGGGAGCTCATCCAAGTGGATGATGTaatggaggatgattctttgaggtTTGGTCCGAATGGTGGACTCATTTTCTGTATGGAatacttcgccaacaactttgattGGCTGGCAGATTGTCTAGGTCATGTGGAAGATGACTATATACTATTCGATTGTCCAGGTAGGTAGAAATTGATGTGTTTTCAATAGTATTTTGATAATGATATGATGAAGTGGAACTGGAGTCTGGAAGGAGGCCCATTGTGGCTGTGtaggttctttgaaagagctatccaattagtttcACTCTCCTAATCTTTCTCTTTTGAATGTTGccgttgaatctgtttccagcacccTATAGTGTGGTGGAACAGATAACTTGCTGTGTAATAAAAAAAATTCTCGTCTCATCTCTGTCTTGTTTTCCAAATACCTTAAAGCCCTGAATTCAGGTTAAACTTTGTTcatttttgggcagcacagtggcgcagtgggttagccctgcagcctcacggcgccgaggtcccaggttcgatcccgtctctgggtcactgtccgtgtgcagtttgcacattctccctgtgtttgcatgggtttcacccccacaacccaaagatgtgcaggctaggtggattggccacaataaattgccccttaattggaaaaaacgaattgggtactctaaatttaaaaaaaaaaagaactttgtTCATTTTTGTCAAACATTTAACTTAGCATAATGTATTGATAAGGCTTAACAACATTTTGACTATATTATAATACTAGTACAGTAGTAGTCTCTGATTTAGAAAATAAATCTGGTCAAAAGAGCAATCACAAAAATCTATTGAATTACTAACATACCGATTTGGGGATTTTCTTTTTCCTCCCCATCCCTTCTGAAGAGATTAACTCATGAAATCTGAATGTCAGCAGCTCCTAATAACTTTCCCAAAAGCTATTCTATGAGAGAATTTGCATAGTGAGCATTAGCAAGCTATTCAATCATGTCATCTCAAGATAAAAGAAAGTAAGAAAAGCCAATCTTGACTATTCTCTCATCCATATCTATATTTCACAATCATTGTTTCAGGTTTGGATGGGTTCTGTCTGATCTATGTGGCTTTGTGTTATGCCACAGTGTTCTTTTTACCATTAGACCATCCGCTGTGGAGTTTGGGCTTTGAGTATGCAGTGGTTATGATAGCATTATACATTCAACTTGGAATTGTGAGCACCTTTGTAACTATACCTTTGTAACTATACCTTTATAAGTTGGTCTGCAAACAGTTTATATCCTAATGTACCTGGTTGGGTCTGCAAACAGTTTGTACCCTAATGTACCTTTATTCCTTAATTACAGGTCAGATTGAGTTatacactcatcttccaataatgaAGCAGCTAGTGGAACAGTTGCAGCAGTGGGAGTTTCGTGTCTGCGGGGTATTTCTTGTTGACTCTCAATTTATGGTGGAGTCATTCAAGGTAGTTTTCACTACTTGATCAGAATGTCATAGTAAACCTGCATCGTTGCATTTGAAGTCTTTGTAGCTATCTAATTATTACATAACAAATGTTATTGAATACGTACTATTATTAAATATCATCATGATATCAGCAAGTGATTTGACTGCAGTGACAAAGGTCCTGAGTCTGATACCATCCCCTTCCAATATCGCAGAGTTTTCAGAAGGATGACAAAATGAGTGAGAGCACAGAGTGGATTTCTCCTTTTTATAGCCTAAAGGCACAGAGGTCAACTACCATGTCCCTCACCCCAACTGAGATTGGTGATCTTGACAAAAAAACAAAGATTTAATCTGGGATCTTTTTTGTCCGGGTAGCTCAACACCTCGCGGTATATTTAACACGGACATATCCCATCAGCCCAAGCATAAACTATTAATTATTTTATATCTGATTAATGCATGGTATAAATCTGACATTCACTAAAGTATGCAGATGAATAACTTTGTAATTTTCTTAGTTTGTGTCAGGTGTTTTGACAGCTCTCAGTGCAATGGTATCTCTGGAAATCCCTCAGGTCAATATCATGACAAAAATGGATTTACTGAACAAGAAAGCAAAAAAAGAAATTGAAAAGTAAGTGAAACCTTATGTTGTATCTGGACCTATTATACATGTTACTTATTGTAAAGTACTTATTAATGGAATCCATTTTCAGAAATATATCTTGTTATATTGACCATTATCAAAGTGTTTTCACAAGTGAAAGCTGAAAATTATTTTTGAATTTTACAATTCAATTACTGATGCAATTCTAGATATTGGTTGTGGTGTTACATAGCAAAGAAAATGTAAATTTAAGTTGGGCAAAAGAAAATATTGTGGAAAAACTTTGACTGGAAAGTGACGTATTTGGAtttattgatcgcccggaggcgagtcctgttggggtggaggtctccAGATCGCCTGGAAGCGAGTCCTGTTTGGGTGGAGGTCTTCAGGTCACCTGGAGGCGAGTCCTGCTGGGGtggggttggatgtggggctgttggcagatgaagtttttgagtgggtgagggctgccattcggggatatgtggagctaaacgacacaggtgaggtttcggctGGCAGCTctaggaggcattgaaggcagtaataaggggggagtttattttgatacgGGCACACAGGGATAAGACAGAATGGGCGGCGATGGCGAGGTTAGAGGAGGAgatcttgcaggtggacagggGGTATTTGGAGGCCCCGGAGGGAGTGGCAGaaacttcagatggagtttgggttattaTCCACGGGTAAGGTGGTAGGGCAGTTCAGTAGGTCGAAGGGgcggtctatgaatatggggaaaaggcaagtaggatgttggcacgtcaactgaggaagcaggaggcagcgagggaaatcTAAAAAATGAAGGATGGGGGGAGTACTGTCTTGgatccagtgggggtgaatggcatGTAACACCACAACCAATATCTAtaatatctcctccactaacctttgGGGATTTTTAtaggaggctgtatgagtcggggtggagggaatgaggcagcttttggaggggttggagttcccgagggtggaggaggacctggtggagggtctGGGAACTCCATTGGGTTGGTGGAAGGGCCCAgaggggttcccagtggaattctttAAAAGGTTTTCGGGGGGCCTGGGGCCTCTGCTAgtaagggcgtttaatgaggcgagAGAGCAGGGGGTGCTCTACCCGACGTTATCGCAGGCCTCAATCTCCTtgattttaaagaaagataaggatctggAGAATTGTGGGTCCTACAGGacaattttgttgttaaatgtggacaccaagattttggcctccaggatcgaggactgtgtgccgggggtgataggggtggACCAGACGGAGTTCAATAAGGGGAGGCATCTGTGGGCCAACATCAGGAGGTTACTGCATGTTATAATGATGTCCTAGGAGGGACGAAGTGTGGAGGCggtggtcgccatggatgtggagaaggccttcgatcggatggagtgggactatttgtgggaggtgctgggtttggacaggggtttgtggactgggtctgatTACTGTACCAGACACCGGTGGCAAGTGCAGACAAACCAGGTGAGCTCaaaatatttcaggctgcatcaggggacgaggcagggatgtccactctctacATTGCTCTttaccttggctatagagccactggcgatgagaGCGTCCAGGGaatggcaggggatagtacgggggggtggagcatagggtcttgctgtatgcggatgacttgctgttgtATATTTTCGACCCATTAGTATTGGGGGGATTAtgaggattttggaggaatttggccggttcttggttacaaattgaatatggggcagAGCGAGGTTTTTCCGAtccaagcgagggggcaggagaagaggctggggaGTTGTCGTTTagggtggttggggaggacgttcggtacttgggcattcaggtggcgtgggggtgggagcatctgcacaagttgaatctggctcggttggtggaacagatcaagggggactttaggaggtgggatatgctcccgctgtcattagcGGGAAGGGTACAATCGGTGAATATGACGGTCTTcccaaggttcttgtttgtgttccagaacctcccgattttTATTCCCAACGCTTTCTTTAGGAGGGTGAATGTGATGATTTCAGGGTTTGTTTGgtcgggtaaaaccccgcgggtgaagaaggtgctgccagAGCGGGGTCTGTTGGATTGGATGGGCGTCCCGATAGGGgtagtgaagcgcaagtgggaggaagagttgtgtaAGGAGTTGGAGGCTTGGCccttgggaggaggccctgaggagggtgaatgcatcctcatcgtgtgcaagGCTTCACCATATCCAGGTTAAGGTGGTCAGGATGAGCAAgtgttttgaaggggtggaggataggtgtgggtggtgagcgggtgggccggcgaatcatgtccacatgttttgggcatgtcttaaatttgggggattctggcaggggtttgccgacattatgtcggaggtcctgaaggtgaaggtggtcctgAGTCCAAAAGTAGCGatcttcggagtgtcggaagaccctggaATCCAGGGGACGAGAgcagctgatgtcttggcctttgtctccctggtagcccggagacggatattgttggaatggagggacttgAGGGCCCTCAAAactggggtgtgggggagtgacctGGCAAAGTTTTTCAGGTTAGAAAAAAATAaagttggttagcattgctgcctacggtgctgaggacccgggttcgaatcccggcacagtgtcactgtccgtgtggagtttgcacattctccccatgtctgcgtgggtttcacccccacaacccaaagatgggctggttaggtggattggccacactaaattgccccttaattggaaaaaaatatttgggtactctaaatttataaacaaaaaaggaaaaataaagtTAGCCTTGAGGGGTTCTGTGGCggggtttgcccagaggtggcagctGCTTATCGACTTCATCGAGAAACAttaagatgtcggggggggggggggggcctaaaaaTGGGGAGGCTGGGAAgttggggggcagcatggtgggatATTTTGTTGAGTttgttatttgcagccctgttgctTGTTTTGATTTGTGATTGTTTGTTTGAATATATAAATgccaataaatatattttttaaaaaggtctttCGCTTTTTAAGGAACCCGTGGTAATGCTTTTGAAGAAAGAAAGGACTTCCCTCAGAATGTCACAATGCATGTTTCAGTTTGTGAAGTACTTTCAAAATGTGTAGTCACAATTGCAATGTTGTAAGCCGGACAGTCTAATTGGTGCAAagcaaggtcccataaacagcaatgtgatgatgaccaaatcatttatattttagTATTGTTGATTAAGGAATAAACTTTGCCAGGGCAGTGGGGGAAAACTTCCTTGTTCTTCAAAATATTGCCCCGAGATCTTTTATACTCACTTGAGAAGGAGGTAAGGCCCAAGAAGGAGGTCTTGTCCAAAAGACGACACCACTGCAAGAGTCCACCACCCTTTCCTCCAGTATTACATAGGAGTATCAGCCTGAATTTTGTGTTTATGTTTCTGGAGTGGGCATTTGAACCACACCACCTGACTTTACATTGTTTACTCTCCAATGGGTTACAACACACAGGCCAACTTAAAGCAAGTGCAGCTTATTTCAGATGATAACATGCTGGGAGATGCAATGCTAAAATTGTTTCATTAATTTTTCTACTAAATTATATTCACTTTTCCATAATGAGTTCTCAAATCAGCAAAAGAACTATCATTTGGAGATTCACTTTATAAACAATTTTACACCAAACTTTTCATATACATTTTTAGAAATTATTTTGACAGCTtttgggcattttatgtcagtaacATTTCCCAATATTATTCCATTAAAGGTATTTAGACCCTGATATGTATTCATTGATGCAGGATTCAACTGATACTTGGAAAAGCAAGAAATTCAAAAAGCTAACCAAAGCAATTTGTGGATTGGTAAGTCGTTTGCGTTGCAATAAAAAAAGCCAAATTTCCATTACCATCAAAAATGCTGTATTTGAATTAGCTTGGCTCAAACAAATTCTGTATTCCATCTTTGTACAAATAAATGATTCTGTATAACAATAAGCATGAAGGTTAATATTAGCAGAAAAAGTTAAGAGAACATTTAGCAATGTTCAAAATGATTAAAAGTTTTCATGGAGTAAATAAGGGGAAAGTGTTTCCACTGGCTGAGGATTGGTAATCTAAGgacaaagatcatagaatttacagtgcagaagggggccatcgactctgcactgacccttggaaatagcaccctacttaagcccacacctccaccctatcccagtgaccccacctaaccattttggacactgagggtaatttagaatggccaatccacctaacctccacatctttggactgtgggaggaaaccggagcacccggagggaacccacacagacacagggagaactaagagactccgcgcagacagtgacccaagccgggaattgaacccaggtccctggtgctgtgaagcaacagtgctaaccactgtgctgctgtgccgccccacTGGCACTGATCAGTGTAGTGTTCTGGCAGAAAAGTGAACCTCCGCATTGATTTTATAGAGAATACAGCTCTGGTACTAGAATTCTCAATGTTTGATGAGGGTCACAGCAAAGCAATGCAGGGCGGGTCCCAGGACATTTTTGGGTGCTGCATGTAATTGCTCGTGTTACTTATGCCATTTCCAAGAGAATTTAAGACTTAGTAATGGCACATACCATAGATATATCTTTACTTCAGTGCTTGTTCTTAAGAAATTCCAAACCAATTTACTGGATATAACCAAAGACTATGACAACTAGTTCTGATCTGAAACTGGGCTTTTCTCAAAAATGTAAATATACCTTGGCCGTTTTTTAAATAATACAAAGCTACTGGTGTTTTTGCAAGTAATATCCAATTTGTTCTTTTTACtataatttgtttttaaatattGGTTAAAGTGCTATTATTATATCTTCAGTAGTGAAAATCATGGGATCTACAATTTTCTAGGTTTTCTCCGAATGAGAACctctgaatgctgtacaaacatttGATAACATTTATTAATATCAACGTTCGTCTTTTTAGGTTGATGACTACAGCATGGTTCGTTTTTTGCCATTTGACCGCTCAGATGAAGAATGCATGAATATAGTCTTGCAGCACATTGACTTCTCCATTCAGTATGGAGAGGATTTTGAAGTCAAAGAACCAAAGGTGAGTGACATATAATTCTGTGTAAGATTTTTCCAATGATGCTGCTTGTCCTGACCACCCACTCTCCTTCAGCCTAGTCATTTAGGACTCTTTCCAAGccatagatagaaacatagaaaatagaagcaggaggagggcattcggcccttcaagcctgctccattattcattatgatcatggctgatcatcaagttcgataccctgatcccaccttccccgatatcccttgatccctttaaccccaagagctatatctaattccttcttgaaattacacaatgttttggcctcaactacgttttgtgatagggaattccacagattcaccactctgaagaaatttcaccttacctcagtcaaagaacaatacagcacaggaacaggcccttcggccctcccaagcctgcgccgatcgcgtgtcctatctagaccactcgtctgtatccttctataccccgtctgttcatgtgcctatccagataagtcttaaaaggtcgctaacgtatctgcctcaaccacctcacttggcagtgcatccaggccaccaccaccctctgtggggggaaaaaaaacaacccccccccaccgcacatctctactgaacctcccccccccccccccccccccccccccgccccaccgtgaccttgtgcccccttgtaattgtaatttccgccctggaagaaagcctccaactgttcaccctatctatacccctaataattttataaacttctatcaggttgcccttcagcctccgtctctctagggagaacaatcccagtttattcgatCTCTCGTCATAGCTAatacccaccataccaggcaacatcctggtaaaccttttctgtactctctccaaagcctccatgcccttctgggtagtgcggtgaccagaattggacacaccattccaaatgtggcccaaccaacgttctatataattgtaacataattttcgagcttttatacttgataccccgagctatgaaggtaagcatgccatatgctttctctaCCACCATTTCCACATGTGCTgctacttttaaggatctgtggacctgcacgcccaggtctTTCTGTGCCTCtacgctcctgatggttctgccatttactttaTACCTCccgcctgaattggatctaccaaaatatatcacctcgcatttgtccgggttaaatttcatctgccatttctctacccaattttgcagcctatctgtatcctgttgtattctctgacaatctccatcactatctgcaactccctgccatcttagtatcatccgcaaacttgctaatcagaccaactacgttttcctccaagtcattcatatatattttaaagagcagaggtcccagaactgatccctgcagaacaccactagttacagaactccattcagaaaaacatccttccactgctatcctctgtcttctgtggccaagccagttctagatctatccagctagttcacccctggccCCATGTgacctaatcttttgcaccagcctgccatgagggatcttatcaaatgctttactaaagtccatgtagacaacattcacagcctttcc is a window from the Scyliorhinus torazame isolate Kashiwa2021f chromosome 1, sScyTor2.1, whole genome shotgun sequence genome containing:
- the gpn3 gene encoding GPN-loop GTPase 3, which gives rise to MPRFAQLVMGPAGSGKSTYCSTIQQHCEVLNRSVQVVNLDPAAEYFDYPILADIRELIQVDDVMEDDSLRFGPNGGLIFCMEYFANNFDWLADCLGHVEDDYILFDCPGQIELYTHLPIMKQLVEQLQQWEFRVCGVFLVDSQFMVESFKFVSGVLTALSAMVSLEIPQVNIMTKMDLLNKKAKKEIEKYLDPDMYSLMQDSTDTWKSKKFKKLTKAICGLVDDYSMVRFLPFDRSDEECMNIVLQHIDFSIQYGEDFEVKEPKDQEEDTDTPSTSEQFFQGAAAD